The nucleotide sequence atatattgaaaaacaacttcatagtataaagtcatccatcatctatactataaagaggtgttctaaatatgttctaaatatcatatcatcATCCAtaagatattctataagaatacggattataggaaaaataatagtaattcaaactagcctcaataagcatgttatctcaaatGGTTTCATAGAACATAATTGTTAAATCAGGTTTTTCATGTGTGCaattctactattaaaacatgcatttttgaaggggtccactcaccgtaCATCGTTGGGCAAGGCcataccaaaaaagaaaaatggaattGCCGCTATTAATTGCACATATGTACATAAAGGGTACATTTAATAAAACTttattataacaattgaatttgagaAAACGGACGTCGGAAACGGATCCAGGACATTGAATTACACTAATGTCGTCAAATCTCGACTGTGTCTTCGGCAAGccatacacaaaatccatagtgatGTCTTCCCATTTCCATGTTGGTATCAAAAGTTTTGCATTAATCCCCTAGGTTGTTGTCTCTCAGCCTTCACTTGTTGACAAATGATGCATCTACTCACATAATCTGTCACATCCCGCTTCCTTCCAACCCAATAATAGAACGGACGGATAGTGCGATATAGTTTGGTGCTTCTTGGATGCATGGCATATGCTGAAATGTGTGCTTCATCCAGGATTTCCTTCTTCACTGCTTCGTATTATAACATCCTACATCAACCAATGAAGAGAaagtgatgtgccttatatgtacatgcccacctcctatagcacgaggccttttggggacTCAcaggcttcggattccatcagaactccgaagttaagcgagtttgggctaGAGCAATTCCATGATGGGTGAGCCACTGTGAAGTTGCTCgtaagttcccaaaaataaaaccgtgagggcgtggcccgaagtggacaatatcgtgctacggcggagccggtatgggatgtgacaaaatggtatcagagccactctgtcatgtggtgcgagtgtgccgacatgcccacctcctatagcacgaggcattttggggacTTACTAGCTtcagattccatcggaacttcgaagttaagcgagtttgggctaGGGCAATcgcaggatgggtgacctactgggaagttgctcgtgagtttccaaaaacaaaactgtgagggcgtggcccaaagcgaataatatcgtgctacggcggagtcgagactaggatgtgacaattaCCACATTATATCTATAAAACATAATTCAAATAGATGGTCATCAACTATGTCCATATGTTTGTGAGATGTTTCTAGAGAGAAAACGCTAGCTACTTTCATTGTATAAGTTaattatatacttatatactggACATATGCCCACACTTTcgtatctctactaattaatgaaaccctctttgtcaaccaacaGAGGATAAAAAGACAACTTAgtcttttatcacaaaaaaaaaatgatgggcaataatgtaaaatcagaaagagtaatgctagaaaaattaaatatgtggacaaatttttaaaaactaaaggacatagaagttgatgattggtttattacttacacGTTTATAAATGTACTTAttcttattgatgacacatcatttattttgtaaatttaatctCCAAATTTGGTCCCCTAGCATTACCCAATCAGAAATTACAATGTGCAGTGGTTAATTTCCCTCTAATAAATGTGTGTTCCTGATTTGCGCAGATGGATAGAGTTCTTAATAGACAAATAAAAGAGCTCAGTACCCAACAAAATTCAAATCACTCCAATTCAGCGCATCGAGTTATGATTCAGTAATTTTCTCTGTGATCAATTACTAATCTCTTTGCCTGTTTCACTTGCTAACTATCGACAAACAAATGGCAGCTGAGACCAATATTGCATTTAATCGTGTAGACAACTATGAACCCTAGTCCACAAACAAAAAGAGGTTTCGCGTGAGATTAATCGTGCGTGCTTAAATGTTCAGCAAGCACTTTTAGAAAGTAAACCCTAGGAATTGGTCTAACGGCCATGGATCATTAAGATTAAATAATCAGTCAAAACCCCTTTTTTTGGCTGGAAATTAATTAGTCAACGATTAGATATCATCAAAACGCTCCTTGCTTTCACACGTGTATTTTGTAAATCACTCAAATTAATtagtatttaaaaataaaatacaactaTCAACAATCATATTTATGTGATTTACGAAATAAGTTTAAAGTATATAGTCTTTCTAGCACCACCCTATTGTATAACATGAAATATGTGATACTATAaatgtttttttcttaataattATCATTCAGAAAATTTAAACTAAACGTGAAACATGTGGTATATGACTAATTTAGACCATCTCCTCAAATtttgaacataaaatttaaattttgatagcTTATGTGGTACTTTgacattttttaaagttttgttctcCAACCGagatatgtcaaattaaattaatgttttattattttataaaataaattattaaactaattaaaatttaataaagaacatttaaagtttaatcAGCAAAAAAcatcggtattagttagagtaggtTCTATTTAAACCCATTGTGGGACTTTatccccaccgatgtgggacatttAACAAAAGCACCATCAGGATATTCGGCCAGTTGGCAGTGATGAAGGGGGTCGAGCACCATCAATCATCGGTGAAGGAAGGTGAAATTGGAGAGCGAAGAGGGAGGAGGCCCAGTGGTGAGGCTTGAAAACGGGAGCAAATAggtttcattattattttttaattattttattaataaaaatcatTGAGTAAAATCGTAAATATCCACCTTAGCAGACATGAGATTTTTTTAACTGATGTGGATGTCGATCTCAATTACCACATAAGATGGTATAAAATTATGGTATATTTAGATGGTAAAAATAGCATCTcctttggcatcttctttggaaatGCTGTTAAGATTATAAATTGAACTGTTCAAGTTATTTATTTGTACGTTTCAATGCTGTTTGACATGCATTGTAGATATCAGTCATGTTGCCCTTGATTTTTCTAGGCATAACCAGTCGAAATGATTGTTGAGGAAGTTTTCTTCTCTACTGATCTGTCTACTTACCCATCAGCTGATGAAGCTAAAACCAGGAAGCAGGGCAAGCACCAGTACAGTCACATCGCAACACTTTAACCTTCCTTTGCCTCCAGCATTTTTCTGTAACTGCCATTTCCACTGTATGTGTTGCGTGCGAGCTTTTCAAGTGGTCATGTCGTTCATCCAATGACTTCAATATATGTTATTACAAATTGGCGTTGTAAGTTAAATTTGCGTATTTCacatacatattttttaatGATTCGTCAAGTTATACATTTTTCTAAAAGTATATGTACAATACACGTATATTGTATATACAGTCATATTTCATATAGATATTTCTTACCCATTTTTAAATAATACATACAAAATTGAGGTTGGGGGCCGGCTTATGCAGTGGCACGATAGCCAAGTGAATACCCCCCTCATCGAAGGTTTGAATCCCTCACCCCCAATTCCTAACTaatggcaaaaaaataaaaataaaaaaataaattcacatatatgtaaatattttagataaataaatattaaaattttaaatagtgaCCTAATTTTTAAACATCTGTTTCATGCTAGAGGCACCTTGATAACCATTTTACTATTAGTTTTCACTTATTATACCACAATCTTATACCACATTATGTGGCGGCTGAGTTGGACATGCCACCTCACTTAATTACAGTATACTTGGATTtccatataaattttaattagtttttgttCAGAAACAGATATTAGATTGAAttaaaacacttcaattttCATATTCTTGCATCCCTCGTCCAGTCGTCCTCAAATACTCTTTTCGTCATCCCAATCTCCTCCTCCCTCCTTAAAGTTCCTCGAATTGTCTTGTGCTTCTTCATCCTCCTTCCTCATCTTTTCCAGAACAAATAGAaagaacattaaaaaaaaaaaaacaaaaggccaattgtgaaaggaaaaaaaaagcataattAATTTCAATAATTGACGAGCAACTGCAGTATAAATCTGAGGATTTTTCAAGAATAGTGACCTCATAACCTTCAATCTGATAGAAAACTTGTTCCCCTTGACTCCATCAAATTTTTAAAGATGCATATAAAGTCATTGTTCAATAAAACGATTAGCTAACCCTTATTTTATGacaataaaaaggaaaacaaaaacgaTCAGTTAGAAACCAAAAACAATGGAGATTGCAGGAGGCTGAAGATGAAGGAGGGAGGAGATTGGGGTGAGAGGGAGAAAGGAGATGGAGTGGAAAACGAAGCATCAGACCTAATCAATTCTAATTAGGgtgttttaattattaattaaaaaaaaagaataagtgtgttAATTATAGTAAtaataaaactaaaactaaagaTGTGGCATGTCCAAGTAAGCTGCCACAAAAGGTGGTATAGAAATTATGGTATAATAATATGGTAAGAATATCATTactcttttcaaaattttgctttcaatatgaaaactaaaatttgaaAGTAGTATCAAAAGagtttttagttaaaaaataaaaaatgaaaacgaaatgattatcaaacaactccaaaattacaaataacACGTACGTATTTTTATGCACTTTATCATCTTATATTTTACTGAGGCTTTTATATTTTAGGGCTTAAATAAAATTCCTTTTAGACTTTACCCTGAATGGTTTTCTAAATCTAATTTAAGtctctatttttaaaacttaccatatttaagtaattatagcacatttattatttataaatttatcatccgaaatttattcaaaattcaaagtCAACagcaaaataaaaacaatttatatTAAACAAACCTCTTAGGTACATAAGTTTTGGTACATAAGTATTGGCACAAATGTATCGGTACATAAGTATCGGCACTAATGTATTTGTACATAAGTTTTAGTATGAATGTATTGGTACATAAATTTCGATACGAATGtatcggtacataagttttTGTACGAATGTATCAATATGTAAGTATCTAAACATACATAGATACGTaaaatacatatacatatatatgaaaaaagTCACACACAATAAAATGTGTGGATGATAATATATGAATTTTCTTATTGTATGAACTTAATAAGGATTATCACTTTATAATATAACagtaacaataaataaatatatgccCTCGAGTCAATCCAAAAGCCTACATTACTTTCGCTCAAAATAAACCCAAATGTGAGATATGCAATTACTGTACCACGACTCCCACCACCGCTTTCCAATTAAACCCTACATTACACTGCATGCTCCCTTCTCCCTTTGCCTTGACTTTCAAACACCCTTCCCCTCCCCTATTTATTCCCACAACGACCTTTCCCATTAGAATAATCCCAATATCTCACTTCCACCCTCCTCACCTCTCCCGGCCCAATTAATTCCCCACTCACGGCAAAGCAAAACCCCAAACAATTGATCAGAGCAAGCAGGATTCCTCTTCAAATATCAgaagataaaaatgaaaaagaaggaGACAAACTGATCAGAACAATcctcacttctctctctctctctctctctctctctctcatatctctGATGAAGGTTCTAATTAAGCCCCAGCAGGTATTCTTTTCTAAGTTCCCTTTGCTTCTCGTCGGGTGGGGGGATTGGGTTTGTACTATACTTTTCAGTATTTGAGTAGAGTGCAATCATCAGTTCATGATCATCACTCTTCACTCACTAGTTTTAAATCTAAAGTCTAAAAGAAGGTAATGGGTCGATATATAGtacctccctctctctttctctctcttttagtTTCACCCcacacaacttttttttattttcatttcctttcttgTCTATTTTTCTAGCAGGCGATTCCTGTTGTGGGTTCTGcccattttatataaaaatgaaattatatttgtttaattATATAATTTCTCATCAGTTTGTATcctattttatatattttctttgggAGATGGGAAGGACTAGTGTTTTTttattgtacaagtgttaattAATAAACAAGAAATATTGAACTCACAGGAGTAGGTGATGAGACTATAAGAAATGATGTTCTGCTGGGCTAAGGAGAGGATATATCCAGTGCCAGAAAAACAAACAGCAGAAAAGGGTTTCTCCTTCTCTTTTGTTTGGCTATACCTATAGCTTCGTAGCTGCTATAATATCTATCTAgctttctctctgtctctctatcCCTCCCTTTggtcgtcatcatcatcatggCTTCATCAAACAGACACTGGCCAAGCATGTTCAAGTCCAAGCCTGCTAATTGCAGCACCCACCACCAATGGCAGCATGAAATCAACCCTTCTCTTGTCTCAAACGGCTGCCACCGACCCTCCTCCTACTCCTCAGGTAAATCCCCAAATTCCTATTTCATCACTCACTTCTTTATAACCGTCTTCAACGCTCATTTATATTAAAACTCttttcaatattttataattatttttcacGAAAGTTTATACAATCCACTTTTCTGTTTATAATAAtcgtagaattttttttttcataatccATACCAATTATGCATAATTTGTTACAAATATTATGTTAAGTTTATGTGTACATGTATATTTTTGATTAATTATGTGAATGTAACAGTTGGAGGGTGCGAAGAACGCAGTCCGGAGCCAAAACCTAGATGGAACCCGAAACCGGAGCAAATTCGCATACTCGAAGCAATCTTCAACTCCGGGATGGTGAATCCTCCGAGGGATGAGATCAGGAAGATTAGGGTTCAGCTGCAAGAGTACGGTCAAGTCGGAGACGCCAATGTGTTCTATTGGTTCCAGAACCGAAAGTCAAGAAGCAAGCACAAGCTCCGCAACCTCCACAACTCATCCAGGCAACAACAAACCCACCATCACCACACCCAGCTTCCTATCTCCACCCCCGTCTCTGCCGCCACCACTCTCAACATCATCAATGCCGCCGCCCCTTCGTCCtcgtcctcatcctcctccGAAAAGTCATCCCCCAAAGCACCAAACAACAAGGCCTTCTCCATGGGGTTCTCCACTCATGAGGCTTCAATCAACTCTCCAACTGCTTCTGTGAACCAAAGCACTAACTTTTTCCAGCCTCACCATCCTCACCACAACGAGGTCTTGCCCGAATCTCCGTTCTTTTTTCCGGTGCATCAGGCCAACATTAATCCTAATTTGACACAAGGGTTCTGCTTCCCTGAGCTGGCTAATGTGGTTCATGTTCCACATCATGAGCAAACCAATAATGATAATAACAACATTGGGCCTTGCACTAATATCCTGCTGAGTGAGATCATGAACCATGGAgcaatatcaaggaaagaataTCACCACCATCAGGAAGATCAGATCAAGGCCATGAAGAATGTGGATCATCAGCAACACCTCAATTACAATATCGATATCACCACAACTCCAACTACTGCTGCAGCTTCTTCTACTCCTACTGTCGCTGTTCCATTCCCCGTGATCCACAATAGTCGAGGTAAATAAACTCAAAATTTCATGTTTTGCTAATTTAGATCTCCATATATATGTGCAATACTAGTGATAGATTAGAGCATTTTTCTTTGTATTATGAAGCCATAGTATATACCAAAATGTAACAAAGTGGGATTGGTTGATGATGGGTTTTGTATTTTGGGGTGAAAGTAAGGGAGAGGCATATTCTccgatcccttcctcctaatccaccaaatcagggAATCCGTACTATTGAAATTTTGATCAAACGATTACAAACAAGGGTCCGCTTTAAGAGTTATAATAATTtcaaccgttagatcaaattttaatggcaCGAATCacctgatttggtggattaggaggaagagatccggagatgatccatTTTCGAAAGTAAGGTTTTATATCATGGGACGAAAGTGATTGCCATGTTTGTCATATATTAGGTATCGAAGGGAGGGTAGATTTGTCTTTTCGATGGGCATGAAGGTTTTAGCTTGCTAGGTTTTTGCGTTTGGGATTATGATGGACGAGTGCATGGGTTTTGATTGACTAGTAT is from Malus sylvestris chromosome 5, drMalSylv7.2, whole genome shotgun sequence and encodes:
- the LOC126622262 gene encoding WUSCHEL-related homeobox 9-like; amino-acid sequence: MASSNRHWPSMFKSKPANCSTHHQWQHEINPSLVSNGCHRPSSYSSVGGCEERSPEPKPRWNPKPEQIRILEAIFNSGMVNPPRDEIRKIRVQLQEYGQVGDANVFYWFQNRKSRSKHKLRNLHNSSRQQQTHHHHTQLPISTPVSAATTLNIINAAAPSSSSSSSSEKSSPKAPNNKAFSMGFSTHEASINSPTASVNQSTNFFQPHHPHHNEVLPESPFFFPVHQANINPNLTQGFCFPELANVVHVPHHEQTNNDNNNIGPCTNILLSEIMNHGAISRKEYHHHQEDQIKAMKNVDHQQHLNYNIDITTTPTTAAASSTPTVAVPFPVIHNSRGGVGEAGAMAPGGVAKSTVFINDVAFEVGAGPFNVREAFGDDAVLIHSSGQPVLTNEWGLTLHSLHHGGFYYLI